ACCCGATTTCACCGCTCGCTGAGGGCCGCCGCACTGCTGGGGGCCGCGCTGGGAGGCGGCGTGCTGGCCGCCGCAACCCTCAAATCCTTCTCGATGGACGCCGAAAACGCTTCGGGCAGCGAGAAGTACGTCATCACCGGTAAGGCGCCTGGGACCTATGAGGCCGATACCTTTTTCAAACGGCTCGAAGACGACGACCGCGACGTGACCATGAAATTCCGCGTGGCCAGCACCCTCGTCACCTACGACGTGGCGGCCCCGCGCAAGGTGCTGCGCAGCGTGAAGACCTCCACCCGGCAGCTGCTGGTGCTGGACACGCAGGGCAACTCCAGTTTCTCGGAGCGCTACCACCTGGGGATGTCGGTGGCGGCCAAAGGGGTTCCTGGCCGCTTTGTCTTCTGCGAGGCCAGCGCCGACACGCTGGCGCCCATGACCGAAGCCATCGCCATCTGCGACTCGCTGACCGTCAAGAAGAAGTAATACGGACGCCGATTCAATCGTTTGCAACAACGGTTTGATCCGAGCAGGGCGGGTTCCGGGCGTGGAGTTTGCGAGCCAGTTCTGTTCTGATGTATCAACCGAACAGACGGAACCCGTATCAGGCGAATTCCGGCGCCTCTGTGGGCCAGCAAGGCCACCCGGTCGGCTCCATAGATAAAGGCAGAGGAGCAGACGGGGCCGGGCGTGACACACTGGGGCGCTTTTGATGGGCCCCTGGAGTCGCCTGAGCATCAGCAGAGCTAACGCACAGGGCCGGGGCCAACTGTTGCCCACCTTGCGCCTGACGGGTTGCCGCTTCCGCTAAGGTGAGCGGCATGACCACTGACCTTCTGGCGGTGCCTGCGGCCACCACGCGCTCTGAGGCGCTGTTTGCGCGGGCGCGGGCCGTCACACCCGGCGGGGTGAACAGCCCGGTGCGGGCCTTTCGCAGCGTGGGCGGCACCCCGCGCTTTATCGCCAAGGCCGACGGCGCCTACCTGACCGACGCCGACGGCACGCGCTACCTCGATTACATCGGGTCGTGGGGACCGATGATTCTGGGGCACAACCACTCGGCGGTGCGCGAAGCGGTGGCCGAAGCCCTGCCCCTGGGCACCAGTTACGGCGCCCCCAGCGAGCGCGAGGTGCTGCTGGCCGAACTGGTCACGCGCCTGACCGGCGCCGAGCGGGTGCGCTTCGTCAGCTCTGGCACCGAGGCCACCATGAGCGCCCTGCGCCTGGCACGCGGCTTTACTGGCCGCAAGTACACCGTGAAATTCCGGGGCAATTACCACGGCCACGCCGACGGCCTGCTGGTTGAGGCGGGCAGCGGCCTGCTGACGAACGCCGACACCCTGGGCGCGGCGGCCCCCAGCAGCGCGGGCGTGCCCGAGGACTACGCCCGCCTGACCCTGGTGAGCGAATACAACGACCCGGCGGCCCTCGACGCCCTGATGGCCGCGCGCGGTGACGAGATCGCCGCTGTCATTTTTGAGCCGGTGGTGGGCAACGCCGGGGTGCTGATTCCCACCCCTGACTTCCTGGCCGCGCTGCACCGCGTGAAGGACCGGGGCGCGCTGCTGATTGCCGATGAGGTGATGACGGGCTTTCGCCTGTCGCTGCGCGGCGCCACCGGCCTGCTGGGCCTGGAACCCGACCTCACCTGCTGGGGCAAGATTATCGGCGGCGGCCTGCCGGTGGGCGCTTACGGCGGCCGGGCCGAGGTGATGGATTTCGTCTCGCCGCAGGGGCCGGTGTATCAGGCCGGGACCCTCAGCGGCAATCCTCTGGCGATGGCCGCCGGACTGGCGACCCTGAAGACGCTGGAAGCCGATCCTGGGCTATATGCCCGGCTGGACGCCTACACGGCGGCGCTGGCAGGGGGCCTGCGGGCGGCGGCCCAGGAGGCGGGCGTGGCGATCAGCATCAACCACGTGGGCAGCATGCTCACGGCCTTTCATCAGGGGGTGCCGGACGGGTCTATTCGCACCTACACCGACGCGGCGCGCAGCGACACTGCCGCCTTCGCCCACTGGTTCCAGGGTCTGCTGGCGCGCGGCGTGTACTGGGCGCCCAGCCAGTTTGAGAGCATCTTTGTCAGTGCCGCCCACGGCGACGAGGAACTGGGCCTGACCCTGGAAGCCGCGCAGGCCGCCTACGCCAGCCTGGGAGCCAGCGCATGACCCTGCGAATCTCTGTCCCCCAGATTCGGCAGGTGCTGACCGACCACAAGGTCATCGCGGTGGTCGGATTTCATCACGACTCCATGCGCCCGGCCTACTACGTTCCCGAATACATGCACCGCCAGGGCTACACGGTCATTCCAGTCAATCCGGCGCTGGCCGGGCGGGGTCAAAGCTACTTCGGCCACAAGGCGGTGGCCACCCTGGCCGAACTGGACGTGCCCGTAGACATCGTGGATGTCTTTCGCCGCAGCGACAAGGTGCATGAGCATCTGGACGACATCCTGGCCATGACGCCGCTGCCGAAGGTGGTGTGGCTGCAACTGGGCATCCGCGACGATGCCACAGCCCAGGCCCTGACGGCGCGCGGGATTGATGTGGTGCAGGACCGCTGCCTGCTGGCCGATCACCGGGCGCTGCTCTAAGCGTGGCCGATCTTCTGGTGGTGGGGGCGGGGCTGGCCGGGCTGGCCTGCGCGCGCGACGCCGAGGCGGCCGGCCTGCATGTCCTGCTACTGGACAAGAGCCGGGGGGTCTCGGGCCG
The sequence above is drawn from the Deinococcus betulae genome and encodes:
- the hemL gene encoding glutamate-1-semialdehyde 2,1-aminomutase; translation: MTTDLLAVPAATTRSEALFARARAVTPGGVNSPVRAFRSVGGTPRFIAKADGAYLTDADGTRYLDYIGSWGPMILGHNHSAVREAVAEALPLGTSYGAPSEREVLLAELVTRLTGAERVRFVSSGTEATMSALRLARGFTGRKYTVKFRGNYHGHADGLLVEAGSGLLTNADTLGAAAPSSAGVPEDYARLTLVSEYNDPAALDALMAARGDEIAAVIFEPVVGNAGVLIPTPDFLAALHRVKDRGALLIADEVMTGFRLSLRGATGLLGLEPDLTCWGKIIGGGLPVGAYGGRAEVMDFVSPQGPVYQAGTLSGNPLAMAAGLATLKTLEADPGLYARLDAYTAALAGGLRAAAQEAGVAISINHVGSMLTAFHQGVPDGSIRTYTDAARSDTAAFAHWFQGLLARGVYWAPSQFESIFVSAAHGDEELGLTLEAAQAAYASLGASA
- a CDS encoding CoA-binding protein, producing the protein MTLRISVPQIRQVLTDHKVIAVVGFHHDSMRPAYYVPEYMHRQGYTVIPVNPALAGRGQSYFGHKAVATLAELDVPVDIVDVFRRSDKVHEHLDDILAMTPLPKVVWLQLGIRDDATAQALTARGIDVVQDRCLLADHRALL